The Virgibacillus sp. SK37 region ATCTGTTAATGGTCGGTAATCTTTGTACCTATCTTCTTGCAAACGATCCTGAATACCACCAATTAATTCATTGTATTTTTCTACAAAACCTTTGATATTTTCAAAAACGGTGTTGGAATCATTAGAGATATTTACTGTCACATCTTCGGCAGAAAAGGTTTGTTTAAGATTAAAGGTTACCCCTGAAATAGTAAAAGAGTTGGAGCTTCTAGTTGTAGACAATCCATTAATCGTAAAGTGAGCATCATTACCACCAGTTTCTGTAGCATTGGAAAAATTCAATTGATCCTGGATGAACGAACCTTTTGTAATGATTTCCGAATCTCCTGGATTATCCGGGTCGGTATATTCCGCTCCATTAAAGTTACCCGTCTCCGTCCGATTTAGTGTCATTTTACCTGTAACAGAATCATAAAACATACTTACACCAACATTCGCACTGTTCACCTGACTAATCATAGAATCAAAGGATTGACTTGCTTTTATATTAAAGGCTTCTTCTTTTTCACCGTCTTTTGTATGGGCACCTACACGAAAGCTTGTGTAATCATATTTATATGTTACTTTTACCTCGGTATCTTTAGGAATTGCTTCATTCATGGTAATAATGCCTGTGGCCTTATCTAAAGTGCCCTGTTGAATATCTTTTTTTTGATCATCACCACTTAAATAAATCTTGCTATCATTAACTACATAGCCGACATCCCCTATTTTCATTTCAAACTCGTCTTCAGATATTTCCTGGTTAGAAAGCTTAATTTTGTTTCCATCTGCTGCTGTTTTCATCGTATCGATTTGTAAATCTGTCGTATAATTAACCTTGATATCGCTTCCTTTTGGCAAGTTTTCTTTAAATGTAAGTTCATTAGTAGTGTCATTCAACAAAACTTCATTGGAAGCAAGGTTTTTAGCATCTTTCCCCATAACAACTTTATAATAACTATTTCCAACTTTTACCGACATGTTACCTGTCTCAATCTCTTCACCAACATGAATATCTACAGGATTGGTTAATTTTGTTCCATCCTGCAAATTAAGTTTTACAACTTTCTTAGCTTCATCTAAATTGATTGTCTCTTTTTTAACACTACCATGCTCCCATTCAAATTTAGTAGTTTTCGATTCAGTAGTACTCGATTCAGTAGTACTCGAAAAACTGCTTTTCAATTCTGCTAAACTTTTGCGTGTATCAACTGTTTTTGCATCTTCTGTGTCGGATCCAAACACGCGACCACCATTCACTTTTGTTGCAGCAGTCGCCAGCTTATCTACTTTGGAAATAGTGTACGAAGATAACCCAGCTGCACTTGTAGCTGTTGCAGATACATAGTTTTCATTCGTTGCTGATGTCATTCTTGACCTGAAAGTGGTCGATAATTTCATTTTAGTAAGCTCTGACCGAAAGTTAAGAAATTTTGTATTGACTTCACGAAAAGCATCACGTTGCCATGTCATCCATGTACGATCCTGTTGCATCTTTTGCATAGGAAGTCGTTCAGCTTTCATTAGGTCAGCTACCATGGAATCAATATCCATTCCTGAAGCAAGTCCGCCTATTCTCATTTCATTCACCTCTATAATTTTTCCGTTCTACTTGTTTATAGTATAGCAGTTTCATTGATTTTATAGTTTTCTAATTTATATATCGGCAGCTATTGCGGAAAGTTTAAATGAGAATTGGTCATTATCTTTATTCTGTTGGCAACACTGGAAGAGAATTGCCACTCCTTATTATGAGAGATACTCTTTTTTAGCCATTTCAAAGATACTGGAGTTAGTTGGCTCTTCAGTAGAAAAAAACTGCCAGTTTCTAATTTAGTTTGGCAGTTTTGTTATATATGTATTTTTGTACTATATCCCATAATAACAGTTGCTTTTGGGTTAATGAATGATGGGCTGCATTTGACTTTGCAGCATATCCACTTCTCTTTTCAAATAATTGAGCTGATCATTCAATTCTTGTCTTTCAGAGGCAGAAAGGTCTTCTTCTAAAGCGTAAACTGCGATGAATCTCATTTCTTCTAACTTCTCATTTATTTTTTCAAGGAAATAGTCCTTCTGTTCACACCACTTCATCTGCAATTCCAAACGCTGCTTCTCTTTTTGCTTATCTAAATTCACAGTACCCCTCCTTCTACAACAAATATTCTATATATTGAATTGGTTGTTTTTCTAGAATAGCACGATTCTTTCCCAAGTGAAATAGAGATTGCTTCAAATGGATAAGCAATTAAATACAAGGCTGATGTTTCGCTTTTATATTTCCGTTTCCATTACAGAAAGTTAAATTATAAGTATATTTTGAAACCATTACCTCTTTTTTACGTATTATAAATAGAAAATCACGTAAAGGAGAATTGCTGTATGGGATTTTTAATAGATGTAATAATTATCCTATTTGAAAGCTATGAGTTCAAAAAGGTGACAGAGGAGGAGATAGAAAAAAACATCCAGGAACTAAAGAAAAAGCAATGGTTTCAAGACTTACTTAAAGAAGGAGAAATACGCAATCTCATTATTCATAATGCTGAGGTAAGGAAGAAGATTGGTAAAATAAAAACACATAAGTTGGATCATCCTTTTTATGAGGAGAAAATTCGTAGAAAACTGGAAAGAGTATGTGCAAAGAAAGCCGGAAATCTCCTTGTTACTTAGCTGTAGGAAACCAGAAAGAGAATAGAATATTTTCATGATTATTTTCCTTCTTTGAGCTAATAAAATTCTCTTCCGTTCAGGTTGGCAACAGCTTTGCAAAAATTTTTCCATGTGGCAGGATAATGATTACTACCTAACTTAATGTCACAATGGGTATCCAGTTCAATCTCAATGCGCCAGTAGGTTGTTAATTACCAAAAAAAATAAGCCTGCAAATCGCACGCTTTTACTTCTTTAAAATGCTCTCCGTGCTATTAACTTTTCTGTGCCTGTTTTCATTCTTCTTTCTATCACCATTGCTAACTTTTTATCCAATTGCTTGATATTTTGCTGAAGCCCTTGTAAATGACTCTCCAGGTTAGATGCTTCTGTTTCTAGATTTGAATAAAGTTCATCAATTTTCTGACCGTTTTCCTTTATATCTTTTAATTCATCCAGCCATTGCGTGATAGAATGTAACAGATCTTCCATCATTTCTTTGGTCAACCTGTTCCCTCCTTATCAAGTTATCTTGAATTTAATACAACTTGATCATATCATTTAATATTTAGTGCAACAAGTGTAAATAGGATTATTTTCCAATTCTATATAGGTAATTATAACTGTGTTGGTATAACGCCTAATTTTGCTGATGTTGTCCTGTAGGGTTATTAATTAGGGACTCGAGCTGAAGGAATAGCACATATTACTGAAATAATAAATCCTAAGGTTTCTAGTATCTAAAAAAGCCCCCTTCAAAAAAGGAAGCTTTCTGATTTATCTATTTTTCTCTTCCATTAGTTCACTTAAACGGTCTGCAGATCCCTTAATTGTTACTGCTGATTGCTCAATCCCTCCGATTGCCTCCTCAAACATCTCCAGGTCATCCTGAATACGCTGATTACTTTCTTGTGTTTTTTCCATACGACTATCAATTTTGCCAAAAGCTGCTTCCGTGTTAGCCATATGTGTTTTAATATCTATGAGAAAACCTTGTACTTCCTGTAATGATGCTGAACTATTAAAAACCTGCTCATTCGTTTTGTTCACCAATTCTGTAACATTAGTTACTGAGCTTCCGGTCTGTTCCGCCAGCTTTCTAACTTCTTCAGCAACTACAGCAAAACCACGCCCGTGTTCTCCGGCTCTTGCTGCCTCAATTGAAGCATTTAGTGCAAGTAAATTCGTTTGTTCTGCAATTGTTTTAACAATCTCGATAATTTCCTTAATTTGTGTAGAAGTGGTTTCCAATCCTGCCATATCCTGATTTACTTTTTTTGTACCTGACTCCATGTTTTCAATGGAAACATTCATTTCTGCTAACTTTGTTTGTCCCTCATCCGCTGCTTTTTTCGCTTCTATTGCTAATTCAGTGCCTGTTTTTGAATTGTTAGTGATGACATCTACCTGTCCAGTCATTTCTTTAATTGAAGTAATCGTTTCTTCTCCTAGTAAAGCTAATTCCTCTGCTGTACCCTCCAAGGAGTCAAGTATTCTCATTTTTGATTTTGCTTCTTCATCTTTTACACGGATCACTTCATCATCATAAGCCTCTAACACCACCTGTTGTTCTAAGTTCAATAATTTAGTCACAACTTTAATAGCATGGACTCTGTCATCCTGATTTGGCAAATTTTTTATGATAATATTGAGCAATCCATCAAATATTTTCTGGAAGGATGCGATGTACCATTTTTGTGTCAGACCAATTTTTACATGAATTAGGGCAATACGCTTTCTTCGTTGAATAAATTCTTCACTTATCTCCCCTGAAAACATTTCAACAATATGACGATTTAGAGTTTTTTTCAATCGTTCAATGGAGCTGTTCGCTTCGATGATTTCCATTAAGTTAGGATTATGCTCCAAATTTTGATAGAAATTATCAATGATTTCTATATTTTCTTTTTCCACATAAGGCTTTAATGCCTGTGCAACTGCAAAATCGTCTTCTGTCAAATCAAGCATATTTAACTGTTTTTCCAAATCTGAACCTTTAGCAACTTGAAAAATAGGCTTCATTTTTTTGCTTTGTTTTATAAGAGATTGCTCTTGTACTTTTGTCGGTTTCTTTCTTTTTAATGTTATTGCCATTCTGTTAATACGCCCCTTAATTTACAGATATAGTACTTATATCGGCTGGGACACTGAAAATATGTAGTACAAAAGTCATGTTTTTGAACTAAATATATGGCGTAACGATTCACTCTCTATTTAGGCGCTACAACGGGGCTTTCCCCTCGTATGATAGACATTCACTACCTGTTTCCGTGCCTCAGTGTCCGTCATCAGCTTGATGATAGACATTCGCCCACTATTTCCGTGCCTCAATGTCCGTCATCAGCTTGATGATAGACATTCGCCCCCTATTTCCGTGCCTCAATGTCCGTCATCAGCCTTATGATAGACATTCCAAGTGCTTTTTCGAGACTTAATGTCTATCATTCGACGATTAACTTTTTATAACTCCTGAGTTTACTAAGCAATTAAAAAGACCACCCTAAAATAGAGTGGTCTTCCATTTATTAATCTATCTCTACTTCTTTTGTTCGTGTAAGATGTTCCCAGCAAGCGCATATAATACCGCATATGTTACAAAGTGGGAGGAATTATCATTTGTGTCCTGCTGTGGATAGACTTCTACATAATCCATCCCACGAATACCCAGCTTCGCAAACTCGTGGACAAGCTCCAATAGTTCAAATGAAGTCAGTCCATTACCATCGACAGGTCCGCCTGGATTAAAAGCAAAATCAAGTACATCACTGCAAATACTTAAATAAACTGCTTCTGTCCCCTCGCTTGCAATGTCGTATGCTTTGGCAGCAAGCTCTGCTAAATTTTTTGCTTTTCGTACTTCTCTTACAGAAATTGTTGTTGCGCCAACTTCTTTAGCATATTTCCCTGTTTCCGGTGCGTTTCTTGGACCATGAATTCCCATATGAACAATACTCTCATTCCTTACACTTTCACTTTCATAAATACGATGAAATGGAGTACTTCTAGCATACAGATCACCTTGATAGTCTTTGTAGTTATCGTAGTGTGCATCCAAATGGATGATACCTACCTGCCCATCCACTTCCTCACTTAATGCTTTTACGATTGGATACGTAATACCATGGTCCCCGCCAAATGCTACTGGGAACTTATTTGTTTTCCATACTTCACTGGCAAAATTCTCAATGCGATTCATTGTTTCTATAGTATCTGCTGGCAAGACATCGACATCACCCAAATCGCCAATTTTATAATGATTTAAAACGTCTATCCCATCCAGCTCAGGCAAATATCCAGTATAACGTGCGGAATTTAATCGGATCACCTTCGGGCCAAGTTCACAACCAGTGTAATCTCCCCACGTAACCGCACCTTCCCAGGGGACACCATAAATAAGTACATCCTGATCGTTAGCGGATCCATCTTTTAGGTTTACCTTTTTTCCTTCCAAAAAACATGGTGTATTGCCATATAGTTTATTTTGACTCATCTGCGATCACTCCTAAATTCTTATTTTACACCAGAAACTTTATCATATTCTTCAACTACTTCTTTAGATGGGCCGCCACCAAGCAGACTAAAGATTATTATTGCAATACAAGAAAAGGCAAAGCCTGGAACCATTTCGTATAATGCTGACCCTGTCATTGGCCATATAAATACGGTTAATCCACCAACTATCATTCCTGCAACAATCCCGTTGCGAGACGTTTTCCGCCAAAATAATGAAAAGAGAATTGGCGGGCCAAAGGTGGCACCGAATCCGGCCCATGCATATCCTACTAAGTTAAGTACAGAACTTGTTTCGTTCCATGCTATTAGTACAGCAACAATGGCAATAACGAGAACTGAAATCCTTCCTACCCAAACAAGTTCCTTATCACTAGCCTGTTTTCGGAAATATCTCCGGTAAAAGTCTTCTGATAAAGCACTGGAGGACACAAGAAGTTGAGAATCTACTGTACTCATTATGGCAGCTAAAACTGCTGCTAGTAATATTCCGGCGACCCAAGGATTATAAACAACCTGTACGAGTTGAATAAACACTTGCTCTGAATCTGCAAGTGGTTGATCAAAGGTTACAATCCCCAACATTCCAACAATTAAAGACCCATATAATGGGATAACAAGACCTAAACTGACACTAATCAATCTTGCTTTTCTAATTTCTTTGTGAGAACGGATTGCCATAAAGCGAGCTAATATATGTGGCTGACCAAAATAGCCGAGCCCCCATGCAAGAGCAGAAACTATACCTACAGCGCCAATCGCGCCTGCTGAATCCCAAAACACTCCATTAGGCTGATCGTAAGCAGTATCTGCAAATGCATTTATTAGACTGGGATCAATCGAGCCTAACTGGTTAAATAGTTCTCCAAATCCACCTATGGAAATAAGTCCATAAATAGCAGTAAATGCCAGAGCTGCCGACATAAGTGCACCCTGAATAAAATCAGTAATACTTACAGCCAGGAAACCACCTAAAAATGTGTAGGCAACAATAATAATTGCACCTAAGGTTAAAGCAAAATGATAACTGACATCAAAGGTTCCTTGGAAAAGTTTTGCTCCTGCGACAAGCCCCGATGCTGTGTAAAACAAGAAGAATGCGAGGATAAAAAGAGCGGATACAACCCGTAATAAATGAGATTTATCTCTATAACGATTCTCAAAGAACTGTGGAAGTGTAATCGAATCATTTGAGTACTCCGTATAAATGCGCAATCGCTTGGCAACATATTGCCAGTTAATCATTGCACCAATTGCCAAACCAACTGCAATCCATAGGCTCCAAGTACCGAGACCCGCAGCATAAGCAGCGCCTGGTAAACCGATTAATAGCCACCCACTAAAATCACTGGCTGCTGCTGAAAAAGCGGTTACCCAACTATTTAATTTTCTTCCTCCAAGCACATAGTCTGATAGAGTATGAGTCATTCGATATGTAATGAGACCAATTGCAATCATCACGATGAGGTAAGCAATAAACGTTACTAAGGTTGGATTCATTCTTTTTCACTGCCCTTCTCCGTGAAAAAGGTTATTGTCGCCCACACAATTAACAAAGGCATCGGAACAGCAAACCAAAATAATGTCCAGCCACTGATAGCATATTCCATCTAAACCCCTCCTATTTTTTATAGAACGTCCTTTTTTCCTATTACCTATATTCATTCACTATAAACTAAATATTTCATAAAAACAAAAATTATAAAATTTATTGTTTAGTTAGTCTTATGGTAAGTAGATTGCAGGTATGCTAAAAAATTTCCATGCTGATATGTTGGGTTTTCAAATAAAACATCTATTTACCCACTTCTTTAGTATTATATATTTTAATTATTAGATAAATTCAGAACCTTAAGCCCATATACTTACTACCAACGTTTGAGTTAATCTTATTTTAATGAAAGCATTTACATAATAACCAAAACTATCATGCGGCTTTCAAACACTAAAGGAGGAATCATATGAAAAAAACAGTTTTTTTGTGTATTTCCCTCTTGTTGTCAACCAGTATTATCTTTAGCTCGCATACCAACGTTTACGCTGAAGCTGATAAGCCCCCTGCACCAACGATTGAGAATAAGAATACAAAACAAGTCGTACCTCAAAAGACTCATCCTGTCTTTTCTTGGGGCGCACCGGGTCCTACATCACCAGTCCTTCACCCTGGCTCTGCCCGTGGAGCCGGCATGATTAAAACTCCCTTATTGCGTATTGACCAGATTATGACGGAAATGATTAATAAAGGTACAATGCCTGGTGCCGTTACACTAGTTGCTCGAAGAGGTCATATTGTCCAACACAAAGCATATGGAGATGCATTTCGGTATACCGATGATAAAGGGACAGAAGCGGAGAGCCCTGTATCTATGAGAAAGAACACCATTTTTGATCTTGCTTCCATCAGCAAAATTTTCACTACTACTGCAGCTATGAAGTTGTATGAAGAAGACTATTTTGAATTGGATGATCCAGTAGCCAAATATATTCCTGAATTCGCTGAAAATGGCAAACAAAATGTAACGATTGAGCAACTTATGACACATACATCCGGTTTCAAGGCATGGATTCCCCTCTATACAATAGGTGAAAACCGTGAAGAACGACTGCACTATGTTTTTCAATACCCGCTTAGCAATGAACCTGGCTCCATTTATACCTACAGTGATTTAAATATGATCACATTAGGTGCCTTAATAGAGCGACTTTCCGGACAAAGGTTAGATGAATTTGTAGCCGACCAAATCACTAAACCATTAAAAATGAATGACACGATGTACAATCCCGCCGAGCATTTAAAACAAAGGATTGCCGCAACAGAATTTCAGCCATGGACGGATAGAGGACTGGTTTGGGGCGAAGTACATGATGAAAGCGCCTGGTCACTTGATGGTGTAGCTGGACATGCTGGTGTGTTTTCTACTGCAAAAGATTTAGCAAAACTTGCCCATATGTTCGTAAACGATGGCCATTACGGAGGGAAACAAATACTCCAGCCGGAAACAGTCTCTCTGTTAGTCAATAACCAAATCCCTCAGTTTCCTGGAGATGAACATGGACTTGGTTGGGAGCTTTCACAAAGCTGGTATATGGATGGTTTATCTGAAGCCAACTCCATTGGGCATACTGGCTATACAGGAACCTCACTTGTTATTAACCAAAACAATGACACCATTGCCATATTGTTAACAAACCGAGTACATCCAACAAGGGAAACTGTTTCTACAAACCCAGCGAGGCGCCAGTTTGCCCGGCAAGTTGCTGATGCCATACCAGTCAAGATACCTGGTAAGCAAAAAGCATGGTTTTCAGGATATGGTGATCAATTAAATCGAACACTTACAGCTGAATTAACTAGTAATAAAGCAGCGACTCTTACATTTGATACATGGTATCGAACGGAAGCAAATTACGATATGGGACTAGTTGAGATATCGAGTGACGGTAAGAATTGGTCAACTGTTCACCCTCCTTTCACCGGAAGTAGTGTGGGATGGAAGTCCACAGAGATTCAAATTCCTGCAAATGCAACCCATATTCGCTTCCGCTATAAAACAGATACTTATAATAATGGCAGAGGCTGGTATGTTGCTAATCTGGAATTAGAAACTGAAAATGGAGGGAAACTACCACTTTCCATGAAAAGTGACGAATGGACAAAGCGATCCTACTAAAAATTTTAAAGGAGGGTTATAATTATGTTTTCTAAAAAGAGAAGCTTTCTTCTTATATTGTTTACTATCTTAGTTTTTAGCTCTTTTAGTACTACGCTAGTTTCTGCAGAGACTGACCAACAAATAAATGATTTGATAATCTTACAAAATGTACCTGAAACAGAAATTAATGTAGAAAATAACCATATCGATTTACAGGCATTACACCTTTATAAGGATGGATATTTTACAAATATAAATAAAGATATAACTTGGAGTTCACGTAATAAAAATGTTGCAACTGTGGACCGGAATGGTACGGTTACTTTTACAGGCCAAAATGGTCGATCTTGGATTACCGTATCAGATGGCAAATTTACAGATCGAATCGCCGTCCATCATAAAAAAGGAAAACAACTTGTTCTAAAGCGTAAGGGAGAACGTTATGATCTTATTGAACAAGCAGTTGAGCGTATGACCGTTAAAGAAAAAATTGGACAGATGTTAATGCCTGACTTTCGTAAGTGGAATGGCGATGACGTAACGGAGATGCTTCCTGAAATTGAACAGTTAGTAAAAGATTATCATCTAGGTGGAATCATTCTTTTTAGAGAAAACGTAGTGACAACGGACCAGACCGCAAAACTTGTAGCAGACTATCAGAGAGCCGCTGAAAAATATGGTTTATTGATGACAATAGATCAGGAAGGTGGCATTGTAACACGCTTGCAATCCGGTACTGACATGCCTGGAAACATGGCATTGGGTGCAACCCGTTCTCCTGAAATAGCAGCACAGGTTGGGGAAGTAATTGGCGAAGAGCTTCACGCACTAGGTATCAATATGAATTTAGCGCCTGTATTAGATGTTAATAATAATCCTGATAACCCTGTAATTGGTGTACGTTCTTTTGGCGAAGATCCCGGACTAGTTGCTGACTTAGGTATCGCCTATTCCAAAGGTTTACAAAGCACGGGAGTAGCAGCAACTGCAAAGCATTTCCCTGGGCACGGAGATACAGCGGTCGATTCCCATTTAGGTCTGCCTGAGGTTCCTTATGATTTAGAACGTTTAAAGAAAGTGGAATTGTATCCATTTCAACAAGCAATGAATAATGAAATCGATGCTATTATGACAGCCCATGTAACTTTCCCAAAAATAGATAACACGAAGGTCATTTCTAGAAAAGATGGATCGGAAATATCTTTACCTGCTACACTTTCCTATAAAGTACTAACAGAGCTTATGCGGGAAGAAATGAATTATGATGGAGTAATTATTACTGATGCTTTGAATATGAAAGCAATAGCTGATCATTTCGGCTCTGTTGACGCAGTGATCCGAGCAGTGAATGCTGGTACCGATATTATCCTAATGCCTGTGGGACTGGAAGAAGTAGCAGTGGGATTATACGAGGCTGTAGAAACCGGTGAAATAACAGAAGCACGTGTGAATGCTTCTGTAGAGCGAATACTCAAGTTAAAGATTAATCGTGGGATTATTAAAGAAGATAATCCGTTACCAATCTCTGAGAAAATTAGAAATGCGAAGCAGGTTGTTGGCTCAGCCAAACATAAAGAGGTCGAGCAGGAAGCAGCTGACAACTCAATCACTCTTGTGAAGAATGATGCCATTCTGCCTCTTTCTCTCTCGTCAGACGATAAAGTTGTGGTAGTTGGCAACACATTTATTACAGATCTTTTCAACGCTGTGAAAAGCCACCACTCAAACTCAGAATTGATACGAGCTAGTGGACCATTATCCGATAGCCAGCTTGCTCAATTACAGAAAGCTACAACTGTAATTGTTGGCACATATACGTATAACGTCAACGGTCGATCACCAGAAAGCTCACAAATGCAGTTGGTAGATCAGCTGATAGAACATCTAGAAGTACCTGTCACGGGAGTAGCAATCCGTAACCCATATGACATTATGGCCTACCCGGAAATTGATGCCTTCATTGCTCA contains the following coding sequences:
- the fliD gene encoding flagellar filament capping protein FliD; translation: MRIGGLASGMDIDSMVADLMKAERLPMQKMQQDRTWMTWQRDAFREVNTKFLNFRSELTKMKLSTTFRSRMTSATNENYVSATATSAAGLSSYTISKVDKLATAATKVNGGRVFGSDTEDAKTVDTRKSLAELKSSFSSTTESSTTESKTTKFEWEHGSVKKETINLDEAKKVVKLNLQDGTKLTNPVDIHVGEEIETGNMSVKVGNSYYKVVMGKDAKNLASNEVLLNDTTNELTFKENLPKGSDIKVNYTTDLQIDTMKTAADGNKIKLSNQEISEDEFEMKIGDVGYVVNDSKIYLSGDDQKKDIQQGTLDKATGIITMNEAIPKDTEVKVTYKYDYTSFRVGAHTKDGEKEEAFNIKASQSFDSMISQVNSANVGVSMFYDSVTGKMTLNRTETGNFNGAEYTDPDNPGDSEIITKGSFIQDQLNFSNATETGGNDAHFTINGLSTTRSSNSFTISGVTFNLKQTFSAEDVTVNISNDSNTVFENIKGFVEKYNELIGGIQDRLQEDRYKDYRPLTDKQREEMSDKQQELWEEKSKSGLLRRDSTLSSALNDMRRDFYTPVNNGEIPSAMQQLASIGISTTANYLEGGKLEINESKLKKAIEENPEAVEKLFKNDGTGYGQQGILDRLTDTANKVMDTIKTKAGNTFQTENQYTMGRQLDDLKDRISSFEKRLVQVEDRYWRQFTAMEKAIQRANQQSMYLMQQFGGGM
- a CDS encoding globin-coupled sensor protein; translated protein: MAITLKRKKPTKVQEQSLIKQSKKMKPIFQVAKGSDLEKQLNMLDLTEDDFAVAQALKPYVEKENIEIIDNFYQNLEHNPNLMEIIEANSSIERLKKTLNRHIVEMFSGEISEEFIQRRKRIALIHVKIGLTQKWYIASFQKIFDGLLNIIIKNLPNQDDRVHAIKVVTKLLNLEQQVVLEAYDDEVIRVKDEEAKSKMRILDSLEGTAEELALLGEETITSIKEMTGQVDVITNNSKTGTELAIEAKKAADEGQTKLAEMNVSIENMESGTKKVNQDMAGLETTSTQIKEIIEIVKTIAEQTNLLALNASIEAARAGEHGRGFAVVAEEVRKLAEQTGSSVTNVTELVNKTNEQVFNSSASLQEVQGFLIDIKTHMANTEAAFGKIDSRMEKTQESNQRIQDDLEMFEEAIGGIEQSAVTIKGSADRLSELMEEKNR
- a CDS encoding agmatinase family protein, whose protein sequence is MSQNKLYGNTPCFLEGKKVNLKDGSANDQDVLIYGVPWEGAVTWGDYTGCELGPKVIRLNSARYTGYLPELDGIDVLNHYKIGDLGDVDVLPADTIETMNRIENFASEVWKTNKFPVAFGGDHGITYPIVKALSEEVDGQVGIIHLDAHYDNYKDYQGDLYARSTPFHRIYESESVRNESIVHMGIHGPRNAPETGKYAKEVGATTISVREVRKAKNLAELAAKAYDIASEGTEAVYLSICSDVLDFAFNPGGPVDGNGLTSFELLELVHEFAKLGIRGMDYVEVYPQQDTNDNSSHFVTYAVLYALAGNILHEQKK
- the putP gene encoding sodium/proline symporter PutP — encoded protein: MNPTLVTFIAYLIVMIAIGLITYRMTHTLSDYVLGGRKLNSWVTAFSAAASDFSGWLLIGLPGAAYAAGLGTWSLWIAVGLAIGAMINWQYVAKRLRIYTEYSNDSITLPQFFENRYRDKSHLLRVVSALFILAFFLFYTASGLVAGAKLFQGTFDVSYHFALTLGAIIIVAYTFLGGFLAVSITDFIQGALMSAALAFTAIYGLISIGGFGELFNQLGSIDPSLINAFADTAYDQPNGVFWDSAGAIGAVGIVSALAWGLGYFGQPHILARFMAIRSHKEIRKARLISVSLGLVIPLYGSLIVGMLGIVTFDQPLADSEQVFIQLVQVVYNPWVAGILLAAVLAAIMSTVDSQLLVSSSALSEDFYRRYFRKQASDKELVWVGRISVLVIAIVAVLIAWNETSSVLNLVGYAWAGFGATFGPPILFSLFWRKTSRNGIVAGMIVGGLTVFIWPMTGSALYEMVPGFAFSCIAIIIFSLLGGGPSKEVVEEYDKVSGVK
- a CDS encoding serine hydrolase domain-containing protein; translated protein: MKKTVFLCISLLLSTSIIFSSHTNVYAEADKPPAPTIENKNTKQVVPQKTHPVFSWGAPGPTSPVLHPGSARGAGMIKTPLLRIDQIMTEMINKGTMPGAVTLVARRGHIVQHKAYGDAFRYTDDKGTEAESPVSMRKNTIFDLASISKIFTTTAAMKLYEEDYFELDDPVAKYIPEFAENGKQNVTIEQLMTHTSGFKAWIPLYTIGENREERLHYVFQYPLSNEPGSIYTYSDLNMITLGALIERLSGQRLDEFVADQITKPLKMNDTMYNPAEHLKQRIAATEFQPWTDRGLVWGEVHDESAWSLDGVAGHAGVFSTAKDLAKLAHMFVNDGHYGGKQILQPETVSLLVNNQIPQFPGDEHGLGWELSQSWYMDGLSEANSIGHTGYTGTSLVINQNNDTIAILLTNRVHPTRETVSTNPARRQFARQVADAIPVKIPGKQKAWFSGYGDQLNRTLTAELTSNKAATLTFDTWYRTEANYDMGLVEISSDGKNWSTVHPPFTGSSVGWKSTEIQIPANATHIRFRYKTDTYNNGRGWYVANLELETENGGKLPLSMKSDEWTKRSY
- a CDS encoding glycoside hydrolase family 3 protein, producing the protein MFSKKRSFLLILFTILVFSSFSTTLVSAETDQQINDLIILQNVPETEINVENNHIDLQALHLYKDGYFTNINKDITWSSRNKNVATVDRNGTVTFTGQNGRSWITVSDGKFTDRIAVHHKKGKQLVLKRKGERYDLIEQAVERMTVKEKIGQMLMPDFRKWNGDDVTEMLPEIEQLVKDYHLGGIILFRENVVTTDQTAKLVADYQRAAEKYGLLMTIDQEGGIVTRLQSGTDMPGNMALGATRSPEIAAQVGEVIGEELHALGINMNLAPVLDVNNNPDNPVIGVRSFGEDPGLVADLGIAYSKGLQSTGVAATAKHFPGHGDTAVDSHLGLPEVPYDLERLKKVELYPFQQAMNNEIDAIMTAHVTFPKIDNTKVISRKDGSEISLPATLSYKVLTELMREEMNYDGVIITDALNMKAIADHFGSVDAVIRAVNAGTDIILMPVGLEEVAVGLYEAVETGEITEARVNASVERILKLKINRGIIKEDNPLPISEKIRNAKQVVGSAKHKEVEQEAADNSITLVKNDAILPLSLSSDDKVVVVGNTFITDLFNAVKSHHSNSELIRASGPLSDSQLAQLQKATTVIVGTYTYNVNGRSPESSQMQLVDQLIEHLEVPVTGVAIRNPYDIMAYPEIDAFIAQYGFRNASFRATAATLFGKNNPTGLLPVTIPNQQGSILYNYGTGLSY